The Panicum virgatum strain AP13 chromosome 6K, P.virgatum_v5, whole genome shotgun sequence nucleotide sequence AAACAGCGAGACAGATCGACACTAATAAAAGTTGAtgctccaaagtccaaacatCAAACCACTGCCGATGCCTGATTTTTTTATTTCGGCTGCAACGTGCAAACGTAACCACGGGTGTTTGGTTTTCTGAGGTTTATTTTAAAtcatatcacatcgaatattccgAACCAATTAGAAAGACTAAATATAAGCTAAAACTAACTGCATAAACTTAGGCTTTATTcacaagacgaatctattaaatttaattaattcATATAGCATAATTTTCTGTAGactaatcatggactaattagacttgaTAGTTTTGTCTCACGAAAAAACATAGGgattgtagaattttttttataattagtctatatttagtacttctaattAACATCAAATATATGATGTGACAGGAATTAAACAAACACCTCCTAATAAACAATCCCAAGCCTCTTTTCCAACATAGGCTTTTTTTCTTCCTATAGCGCGAGTGTGACATTGGTTATTCATGGCAGAGCAGCAGCCAACTCATTATTTTATTCAGTGAGCatggcatttttttttgttccagcACGGTCGTTGCAACGTGAAATGCGATGCTTCAATAGGAGAGAGAAAGTTCAAGCCTCAGTTTTTCACTACGCTGCGGCTGCTTTTAGTCCACCTAACACGAACTGAAAACAAACTGAACCAATAGACTGAGAAGCAGAAAAACTGAACCAATAGACTGAGAAGCAGAAAAATTGTACCAGAAAATCTCGTAATCGAACTGAATTCCAGctcggccttgtttagttgcaaaaataaaaattccaaatctatcacatcgaatgagaATCTcccatgcatgaaatattaaatctagataaaataaaaaattaattacatagtttgcttataaattacgagatgaatctaatgagcttaacTAGACCATGATTAGATAtcaaattgctacagtaattgctACAATACAATGTGCTACTGATGGATTACttagttttaataaattcgtctcgtagtttacagatgaattttgaaattagttttgtgattagtctatgtttaatacttcaaatgtgaaaaaattttatttcaaaaattttacggagGTAACTAAACAAGACCACTGAAAAACACTTAAAAAGCAAGAGTTCAGACATTAGCCCCTGCAAGATTTGGAGGTTCATTCATCTCAAAAGGCAAGGATCTGAATTTGCTAAACCTAACTGCTTTGGGCTGGAATGGAGTTGAAAGTTTTACATTGAGTAAAACTTTGTCGCCTTGACAAACTACATTATTCAAAAATCAGGGAACCAGTTGATAAGCCCTCCAGTCTTTTAGGGCACTAGCAACTTCTTTAAGCTCATCCATACATGTACGCTGTTGTAGCCGTGGACAAAACTTCTTTAATCTTATTTTTCAGCAAGGAGACAAAGGTGATGAAATGCTTCTGATTGACGTCTACTCcatttaggccgtgtttagtttcccatttttgaaattttgaaaggaaatcttttcatatttaaagtactaaacatagactaatcacaaaattaattacagaactcgtctgtaaactacgagacaaatataatgagtctaattaatccatcattagagcatgttactgtagctttactgtagtaatttagtgtctaattaggttcattacattcatctcgcgatttatagtCCATTTATGTAATGTGATATTTTTCCCAACTATATTTatacaccatgcaagcgatttacaaaatttttgaaattttaaagttCGAAACAAAACACGGCCTTACCATGCCATGGATCCTAACCTCGAAAAAAATGAACAGTCGACAAAAGTGCTTTTCGGTTGTAGTTGATcaaattcatgcattttagcACAATATATACTATTCTTCTTCGGCATGAAAACGAAGTACATCATGATCATTTTAGACTTGTAGTTCAGAGTCAATTCTCAGTAAGTATGTTTATCGTATTTATCCAGTGAATTCTTCCATGAGCAAGACTATTTGAACCTAACAAAATCAAAATGCAGGTATAAAATGGGACACGCTCCAGTGCCTACTTGACACACTTCTTTTCGAATTGTCAAGTTTGAACACCAAATTCAACTAGGACGCACCTGAAATCTCACTACATTTTCACGACCATTGCAAAACAGCCGAGACCTGAAAATCGCGTGAACACCACAAAAATCCACCGGGAATTTAAACAGTCGTATCAACATCACGGGACAGATGAGATTCACACATGAAAATACAGCTGGGTTAAACAAGCAGCATTGCTGTTCCATCAGATAACATCAACCGCTATTCAGAAACCACCAGGTACTTCCTACAGGAGAGAAGACATTCAGAGAATCTAACTACACCATCCATAGCAGCCGACAGCCCGAACAGGCTGCACATGGACAAGGGAGCCTCCTGCAACTGCAAGGCGGCCTAGGCCTAGCCCGCCTAGGAGAAGGTGAACTTGGTGACGGACTTGGTGCCCTTGGAGACGGCGTGCTTGGCAAGCTCCCCGGAGAGGACGAAGCGCACGGAGTTCTGGATCTCGTGGGAGGTGATGGTGGGCTTCTTGTTGTAGCGTGCGAGCTTGGCCGCCTCGCCCGCCAGCTTCTCGAAGATGTCGTTGATGAACGAGTTCATGATGGACATGGCATTGGAGGAGATGCCGATGTCCGGGTGCACCTGCTTCAGCACCTTGAAGATGTAGATCTTGTACGTCTCCACGCTCTTCTTCGCCTTCTTCCTGCCCTTCTTCCCCTCACCGCCGCCCTCCTTGGACTTGCCCGCAGGGACATGGGCGGGCCCACATGTATTCAtgggtattcagttgaatacccaaaatttttggcaaaaaaatttataggtATAGTGTATAGCATATGTATGTATCATAAAATAGCAAAATACCACCTCAACACAGGCTTTTCAATCATATTTTCCATCTTAGGCTCAATACACCACCTCCTTCAACTCCCCAGGACCAATTAGAGGCCCAACCCGACTCTCTCTCCCCAGTCCCCACCCTTCCCCATTGGCCATCGCCCCCAGCTCCTGCCGAGACGTCGAGTGCCGACCCGCCCCCTTTGGCCCTTCCCTGCCCCCAGCCCTAAACCCTAGCGGCGGCCTGGCGACGGCGTGCGGTGGCCAGGcacggcagcgccggcggcgcgcggcggcccaggCCAGCAAGACAGGGCGCGGGGCGGCCAGACCCTGCAGCACCGGAgggcggaggcgcgcggcggggtggCGACCAAGCAGGCGCGGGCTCGCCAGACGCCAGCTAGGGGGTCGGCCAGTCGAGGCGCCTGGCTGTAGGGGCGAGGGGCGGAGCCTCGGAGTCGGCACATGATTCGGTAATTCATCAATAGTTCTGAAAAAAAGAAAGGTGAGCAAGCAAATGATGAGCAGTGTGCAGTTTTGATTAGCGATTACTTGTTAATTTGTGACAATTGTGGAGCAATGTAGTGAGTAGTGACTCGAGTGATTGCAATTTTTAGGTTCAAacatgaagaggaagaagggtaGTAGTGCTATCACTGATCTGCGGTCTTCTTGCAAGCTAAGGATGAGGACATCATCTCTTATTTTTCAAGGCATTAAGGATCGAAAAGTTAACCTATAGGGTGAAATTTGTAAGATTTCTTACCATTTTGCTGTTTTATCCTCTATTTATTTTACATGTTGCAACTTGGATATGTTGATCGTTTAGTACATCTATTATCTTCGTGTCGAATAATTTTAAGTTATGTAATGATAAGAGCTATGATTTTGATAATTAATTATGTGCTATGAATATATACTTAGGCTGCCTAAAATTTTTTTTCGCCCTTCGAAAATTTCGAATACCCAAAACTCAAATCCTAGGCCCGCCCTTGCGCGGGGAGCCGCTTCTCCGCCTTGGGCTTCTTCCCGGCCGGTGCCTTCTCCGCCgcgagctcctcctccgccggcttcttcgccgtgggcttcttctccgCCTTGGGCGCCatgggtcgcggcggcggcggcggcggcggctcggattCGCGGTGGAGGGGAGGGGATTTTGGCGGTCGGCAGGTTTGGGGGAGAGATGCGGTCGCTGAGGTGGGGGCGGTGGGTTGGTTTATTTATTGTGGGAGGGGAGAGGCGAGCATTGATTGGTGGAGAGGCAGGTGCCGCGGATCGCTGGCTAGAAGCGGTGTGGGCCGTCGGTGTCTCCTCGCACGGACGGCCGCGATGCGGCTTCGACACGGATCGCTGATGTGGCGGGGACGATGGCAGGAGGGGATGGAGGGAATGAAAATGCGTCTCGGCCGCGTTTGCTACACAGTGATAGAATGGCGAACGGATCTCTTGTTCTGAAGAATTGGCTATCTTAGAGATTAGGGTTTAGAGTTTCCAGTTCATTTTGATTCCAATTTGGAAACCGACTTCTTACGCATCCGGCTAAATCAAATTAATACCCAACGGATCCTTCAATCCTGCTTGGATCATGTGGAATTACCCTTTGGTCCGGACTAAACTTTAGAAAATGCAAATAAGTATTACTAAAATATTACTTTCACATATAAATATTATAGATCTAAGATTCAGTTTGGAGCACAtgggactaaattttagtctggATTAAATTTTAAATGATTAAATATTAGGCAACCAAATTTTAGTTCATACCTGTTTGAGTCCATGGACTAAATTTTAGGTGGGATAcatagaaaaatacaaaaacatATTTTTTCCCTTTTAGATTTTGTTGATGTTGTGCTTTTCATGCGTATAGTGAGAGGTACTTTGGTCTTTGCACAGTTCATTTGCTAGTTTAGTCCAattcaaattatttttttaggaCTAATGAATTCAACTTTAGTTGTAGTGAAACTAAATTTTAGTCTACATTTTAGTTCAACCGTTTGAATCACCTCATAGACAAAAATTAGACCTAAAGCTTAGTCCATTGATTCAAACAAGACCTCAGTCATGAACAATTTCGTAGCATTTCAACTTTTTAATATTTTTGTGATCAAAATATCCAAGCAAACTTCATCTAAGATCTGGTTTAGATCATTtaggactaaactttagtctgAACTAAGGCGTCTGGATTAGGTGACTAAACTTTATGCCAAACTTAGTTCATTAGGGATCCAAACAGGTGCACCAAAACGAGATTAAAGTTAGTGCTATcccaactaaaatttaatccATAAATCTTCAAAACTCATCAAATTTTGACAAAACCAGATAGTGAATTGTGAAAGACCAAATTATATATGGTATGCGCATGCAGGCACATCACCACCCAAATTCAAGGGCAAAAAGAACATTTCTACATGTGTTCCACCTAAAGTTTAGTTTATAGATATAAAAACAGTCAACAACTAAAGT carries:
- the LOC120712546 gene encoding histone H2B.2-like isoform X4, producing the protein MAPKAEKKPTAKKPAEEELSKEGGGEGKKGRKKAKKSVETYKIYIFKVLKQVHPDIGISSNAMSIMNSFINDIFEKLAGEAAKLARYNKKPTITSHEIQNSVRFVLSGELAKHAVSKGTKSVTKFTFS
- the LOC120712546 gene encoding histone H2B.2-like isoform X3 — protein: MAPKAEKKPTAKKPAEEELAAEKAPAGKKPKAEKRLPAQGRGKKGRKKAKKSVETYKIYIFKVLKQVHPDIGISSNAMSIMNSFINDIFEKLAGEAAKLARYNKKPTITSHEIQNSVRFVLSGELAKHAVSKGTKSVTKFTFS
- the LOC120712546 gene encoding histone H2B.2-like isoform X1; this encodes MAPKAEKKPTAKKPAEEELAAEKAPAGKKPKAEKRLPAQGREGGGEGKKGRKKAKKSVETYKIYIFKVLKQVHPDIGISSNAMSIMNSFINDIFEKLAGEAAKLARYNKKPTITSHEIQNSVRFVLSGELAKHAVSKGTKSVTKFTFS
- the LOC120712546 gene encoding histone H2B.2-like isoform X2 → MAPKAEKKPTAKKPAEEELAAEKAPAGKKPKAEKRLPSKEGGGEGKKGRKKAKKSVETYKIYIFKVLKQVHPDIGISSNAMSIMNSFINDIFEKLAGEAAKLARYNKKPTITSHEIQNSVRFVLSGELAKHAVSKGTKSVTKFTFS